In Hyphomicrobiaceae bacterium, the following are encoded in one genomic region:
- the nifB gene encoding nitrogenase cofactor biosynthesis protein NifB gives MTGELISFEDLLADTSVEDMRSELSSGGCSSSSCGSSAGPADMAPEVWAKIKDHPCYSEEAHHYFARMHVAVAPACNIQCNYCNRKYDCANESRPGVVSEKLTPDQAMRKVITVANEVPQLSVLGIAGPGDACYDWKKTKSTFDLVSKEIPDIKLCISTNGLALPEHVDELADMNVDHVTITINMVDPAIGEKIYPWIFYKHKRYTGREASEILHRRQMEGLEMLTKRGILTKINSVMIPGVNDEHLKIVNEEVKKRGAFLHNIMPLISDPAHGTHYGLTGQRGPTHAELKALQDACAGGANLMRHCRQCRADAVGLLGEDRGQEFTLDQLPDEISYDPAKREQYRQVVAKERGDHVAAKSQAIAEIKSVADRPMLIAVATKGGGRINQHFGHAREFQIYEAGSEGVLFVGHRKVEDAYCQGGFGEDATLDSVIATLKGVDVVLCSKIGDCPKKDLKAAGITVTDDYAFEYIEAAISSFYTQSVEQAPHALTA, from the coding sequence ATGACCGGCGAATTGATCTCCTTCGAAGACCTGCTTGCAGATACGTCTGTCGAAGATATGCGCAGCGAGCTGTCTTCGGGTGGCTGTTCTTCTAGCAGCTGCGGCTCGTCAGCAGGGCCCGCGGATATGGCTCCAGAAGTCTGGGCCAAGATCAAGGACCATCCTTGCTACTCGGAAGAAGCACACCATTATTTCGCACGGATGCACGTGGCCGTCGCGCCCGCCTGCAACATTCAGTGCAATTATTGTAACCGCAAATATGATTGCGCAAACGAAAGCCGTCCTGGTGTCGTCTCCGAGAAGCTGACACCAGATCAGGCGATGCGCAAAGTCATTACCGTTGCCAACGAGGTGCCGCAGCTCTCCGTTCTCGGCATCGCGGGCCCGGGTGATGCCTGTTACGATTGGAAGAAGACCAAATCGACCTTCGATCTGGTTTCCAAGGAAATTCCCGACATCAAGCTGTGTATTTCGACCAACGGTCTGGCGCTGCCCGAGCATGTCGATGAGCTTGCCGACATGAACGTTGATCACGTCACCATCACCATCAACATGGTCGATCCCGCGATCGGCGAAAAGATCTATCCGTGGATCTTCTACAAACACAAACGATATACGGGCCGCGAGGCCTCAGAGATTCTCCACCGCCGCCAAATGGAAGGCCTGGAGATGCTGACCAAGCGCGGGATTCTCACGAAGATCAACTCGGTGATGATCCCCGGCGTGAACGATGAGCACCTCAAGATCGTCAACGAAGAAGTCAAAAAGCGCGGCGCTTTCCTGCATAACATCATGCCGCTGATTTCCGATCCGGCGCACGGCACGCATTACGGTCTCACCGGTCAGCGCGGGCCGACCCATGCTGAGCTGAAGGCGTTGCAGGATGCCTGCGCGGGTGGGGCTAATTTGATGCGTCACTGCCGTCAGTGCCGTGCCGATGCGGTTGGCCTGCTCGGTGAGGATCGTGGACAGGAGTTCACGCTCGACCAGCTTCCCGACGAAATCTCCTACGATCCGGCCAAGCGCGAGCAGTATCGCCAGGTCGTTGCGAAGGAACGCGGTGATCACGTCGCGGCCAAGTCGCAGGCAATCGCCGAGATCAAGTCGGTCGCAGATCGCCCGATGCTGATTGCGGTCGCCACCAAGGGCGGCGGACGCATCAACCAGCACTTCGGCCACGCCCGCGAATTCCAGATCTATGAAGCTGGCTCCGAAGGCGTCCTGTTTGTCGGCCACCGCAAGGTCGAAGACGCTTACTGTCAGGGCGGTTTCGGCGAAGACGCCACACTCGACAGCGTGATTGCAACGCTCAAGGGCGTTGACGTGGTTCTGTGCTCCAAGATTGGAGATTGCCCCAAGAAGGATCTCAAGGCGGCCGGGATTACGGTCACGGACGACTATGCCTTCGAGTACATCGAAGCGGCGATCTCTAGTTTCTACACCCAATCGGTTGAGCAGGCGCCGCACGCCCTCACCGCTTGA
- a CDS encoding 4Fe-4S binding protein — protein MAYKIVASQCTVCGACEFECPTAAIRMKGDMYIIDAAKCVECEGHFDSPQCAAVCPVPDTCIPV, from the coding sequence ATGGCCTATAAGATTGTCGCCTCACAGTGCACCGTTTGTGGCGCGTGCGAGTTTGAGTGCCCGACAGCAGCCATCAGGATGAAGGGCGATATGTACATCATCGATGCTGCCAAGTGCGTCGAGTGCGAAGGCCATTTCGACTCGCCCCAGTGCGCAGCTGTCTGCCCGGTGCCAGACACTTGCATTCCGGTTTGA